The proteins below come from a single Eubacterium limosum genomic window:
- the frr gene encoding ribosome recycling factor, with protein sequence MLNEIKDRANDKMQKALNNLNESLGGLRAGRANPHILDKVTVDYYGAPTAINQLASVAVPEARMITIQPYDSTSISAIEKAILTADLGFNPSNDGKIIRLIVPELTEERRKELVKLTKKYGEECKVAMRNIRRKAVQDLKDAEKEGLISEDELHQGEKEIQKLTDDEVKNIEGVLKEKEAEIMAV encoded by the coding sequence ATAACTTAAATGAGAGTTTGGGAGGTCTGAGAGCAGGCCGTGCGAACCCCCATATTCTGGATAAGGTTACGGTTGATTACTATGGTGCGCCGACAGCCATCAACCAGCTGGCAAGTGTGGCAGTGCCTGAAGCGCGTATGATTACCATTCAGCCTTATGACAGCACCTCGATCTCCGCGATCGAAAAGGCTATTTTGACCGCTGATCTGGGCTTTAATCCATCTAACGATGGCAAAATCATTCGTCTGATCGTGCCGGAGCTAACGGAAGAACGCCGTAAAGAGTTGGTTAAGTTAACCAAAAAGTACGGGGAAGAATGTAAGGTTGCCATGCGTAACATACGCCGTAAAGCGGTACAGGATCTGAAAGACGCTGAGAAGGAAGGTCTGATCAGTGAGGATGAACTGCACCAGGGCGAAAAAGAAATTCAGAAGCTGACCGATGATGAAGTGAAAAACATCGAAGGTGTGCTGAAGGAAAAAGAAGCGGAAATCATGGCAGTTTAG